The Triticum aestivum cultivar Chinese Spring chromosome 3A, IWGSC CS RefSeq v2.1, whole genome shotgun sequence genome includes a region encoding these proteins:
- the LOC123063405 gene encoding uncharacterized protein, protein MYSYHLHARLVFFFMLALFFRPSHGMLSLILVGRSENANTPLLQSKLPHLKNLEIRLRAVHPKGSPPSYDFFSLVSFLDASPALESFTLHVNEYVMKHYPVVGDNYECPKQKLDLSHNRLRHMTITGFCSAKSLVELTVHILESTHSLERLTLDTTYDYNRCIQGPGTIGKCTTSSRIAKCWPMSKRGVDEAHRAVKTVGRYIAGRVPLAVQFELMGPCSRCHTGSR, encoded by the exons ATGTACAGTTATCATCTGCACGCTCGTCTGGTGTTCTTTTTTATGCTCGCACTATTCTTCCGTCCATCGCACGGAATGTTGAGTCTTATTTTGGTTGGTCGTAGCGAG AATGCCAACACTCCGTTGCTACAATCCAAGCTACCCCACCTCAAGAACTTGGAAATTAGACTCAGAGCAGTCCACCCCAAAGGCTCCCCTCCAAGCTATGACttcttttctttggtttcttttcttGATGCTTCTCCTGCCTTGGAGTCTTTCACCCTACAC GTAAATGAGTATGTCATGAAACACTATCCTGTTGTTGGAGATAATTACGAATGCCCGAAGCAGAAGCTGGACTTGTCGCATAACCGCCTCAGACACATGACGATCACGGGATTCTGTTCAGCCAAGAGCCTGGTTGAGCTCACGGTTCACATCCTTGAGAGCACACACTCGCTTGAGCGCTTGACGCTGGACACAACCTATGACTACAATAGGTGTATTCAAGGGCCTGGTACCATTGGCAAATGCACTACCTCAAGTAGGATTGCCAAATGCTGGCCGATGAGCAAGAGAGGTGTTGACGAAGCTCATAGAGCTGTGAAGACTGTTGGTAGATACATAGCTGGGAGAGTTCCATTGGCTGTTCAATTTGAGCTCATGGGGCCCTGTAGTCGATGCCATACCGGCAGCCGGTAG